In Rhinolophus ferrumequinum isolate MPI-CBG mRhiFer1 chromosome 7, mRhiFer1_v1.p, whole genome shotgun sequence, the following proteins share a genomic window:
- the PLEKHG4B gene encoding LOW QUALITY PROTEIN: pleckstrin homology domain-containing family G member 4B (The sequence of the model RefSeq protein was modified relative to this genomic sequence to represent the inferred CDS: substituted 1 base at 1 genomic stop codon) yields the protein MALSADRPCDLRDQGSSVQNLETLDTYIQNTLSALYPPFEATAVTVLWQVFSVIERLHGGDGLRCLTDFLIPAKRALQHLQQEACARYTGLIFFHEGWPLCIHEKVVVQLASLHGVRLRPGDFYLQVTSVGKQSARLVLKCLSRLGRGSEEVAVPEAMYGCVFTAEFLDRMNRECNSVLLKNCLLTSGCAIYRTPWSHITAPVFVPTTGSVVCSCSSHPGPEQPPGSTSEAPATAPAIASPRPQRGKFPRCSGHLGIDQPSRLLYLRRAEWERPRTLPGSSGIGPWEPPESLEGPGEKLGPVGMDKKDNPQAFGSHKDMGSPSSGGCLPGATAGVEARRWFRKSYMEALRNPMPLGSGSKESVMVEACVQHKEPGAATSLTQKEPASPQEDPQETRSQKSCPEVTGKTFPRRSRSWDTSPRSSRDDVQRASPNSASAGPGGLLGGQAVETRNSEEAGVEADACRFPAVLTELLCPEREGQPPSPGDLPSQVSRQPLGVSEELLQSGAITLPGTRDRQGRAVVQVCTRGPLWSNQHVSSAELIRLLKYLHGIPRKEVRDLGLVILVDARRSLAAPAFSQTLTALQSTSPPIIHSVLLLVDKESAFRPDEDTAIQCEVVGSLKALHQLVDSSQLTAELEGSFPYSHSDWICLRRKLETFTANCQDAIAFLQNSIRSLNTHRPLSTAQEVAELIRRHKALMTCVLEDPLLVTLRLDGGTVLARLRREEHGTSEDGRDAIEAASQLYNQVDEEVHRLVLTSNRCLEELETLRELRTLQEGGDQIKPCPGREEGESLGPLELLSVDDNTWRPERQAEPPRPTHCGQKGQQLLGEDNSQDTGKAGQDFRTHLSILAGQAEGQEREPAQWASPSESRETVTGCMLCGCGCLQPLGPAQVAECLKSCHHEAMQFSASVPRASTVVLAQCHALWLQRQQIRQCFQEALPEAAPGTGTPPLDRSPSRHELVHGAEARHHQPSSTPLTDPEGRAAEWARVLPRLPGQAALCGQEAVHLASGVLARDDSSADSSEPQAPIAHSRKHPLKKMMKRTQSFEIPQLDGSPRDSRWPGHTGVFIKGLEVTSTVASEKPPPRPHAESPLDTRNWGLSSSSRTHPSEEDQRRPAGSSRLQHIMAEMISTEREYVRSLGYVIDNYFPEMERADLPPGLQGEHGTIFGNWEQLHTFHRQHFLSELERCRHRPLAVGRGFLRHEEQFGMYALYSKNKPRSDALLCSHGHVFFKDKQRALGDKMDLASYLLKPVQRMGKYALLLQDLVREAGRWPTCEPQLAELRAAQDVVRSQLRHGNDLLAMDAVRGCDVNLKEQGQLRCRDEFTICCGRKKYLRHVFLFDDLILFSKTKKVDGGYDIYTYKQSFKTADIGMTENVGDSGLRFEIWFRRRRKAQDTYILQASSAEVKAAWTDVIGKILWQQALRNRELRMQEMVSMGLGSKPFQDIKASDAAISDRAVKYIMKGTESRARASTAVASCNHTAPSKRPHSTISDSSTSSSSSQSSALRVPGGPALGGPAYCPWPHGAHTCIEEDELEXEPGSRPPLRECT from the exons GCTAGGTATACAGGCCTCATCTTCTTCCATGAAGGCTGGCCGCTGTGCATCCACGAGAAGGTGGTGGTGCAGTTGGCGTCCCTCCACGGAGTCAGGCTCAGGCCTGGGGACTTCTATCTGCAGGTCACATCAGTGGGGAAGCAGTCGGCCAGGCTGGTCTTAAAATGCTTGTCCCGGCTTGGGCGCGGCTCAGAAGAGGTGGCTGTGCCTGAGGCCATGTATGGCTGTGTCTTCACAGCAGAGTTCCTGGACCGGATGAACAGGGAATGCAACAGTGTCCTCTTGAAAAACTGCCTGCTGACCTCAGGCTGCGCCATCTACCGCACCCCATGGAGCCACATCACAGCGCCTGTGTTTGTGCCCACCACCGGAAGTGTCGTGTGCAGCTGCTCCAGCCATCCTGGACCTGAGCAGCCACCCGGCAGCACCTCGGAGGCCCCAGCCACAGCACCAGCCATCGCCAGCCCCCGTCCCCAGAGGGGCAAATTTCCCCGCTGCAGTGGGCATCTCGGCATTGACCAGCCCAGCCGCCTCCTGTACCTGAGAAGAGCCGAGTGGGAAAGGCCCAGGACCCTGCCTGGGAGCTCTGGCATCGGCCCTTGGGAGCCCCCCGAGAGTCTGGAAGGACCGGGAGAGAAACTGGGCCCCGTGGGCATGGACAAGAAGGACAACCCGCAGGCCTTCGGCTCCCACAAGGACATGGGCAGTCCGAGCTCCGgaggctgcctgcctggggccacagCTGGCGTGGAGGCCAGACGCTGGTTCAGGAAGTCCTACATGGAGGCGCTGCGGAACCCTATGCCCCTGGGGTCCGGCTCTAAGGAGTCTGTCATGGTGGAAGCTTGTGTCCAGCACAAGGAGCCTGGGGCAGCAACCAGCCTGACCCAGAAAGAACCCGCTAGCCCCCAGGAAGACCCCCAGGAGACCCGGAGTCAAAAGAGCTGTCCAGAAGTCACTGGGAAGACCTTTCCCAGGAGGTCTCGGTCCTGGGACACATCCCCCAGGAGCTCCCGAGATGATGTCCAGCGGGCCAGCCCCAACTCAGCCAGCGCTGGGCCAGGTGGTCTCTTGGGAGGACAAGCTGTGGAGACCAGAAACTCAGAGGAAG CTGGTGTTGAGGCTGACGCCTGCAGGTTTCCCGCTGTGCTCACTGAGTTGCTGTGCCCTGAGAGGGAAGGACAGCCACCCAGCCCGGGAGACCTGCCCAGCCAGGTGTCCAGGCAGCCGCTGGGGGTCAGCGAGGAGCTGCTGCAGTCCGGGGCCATCACCCTCCCAG GGACCCGCGACCGCCAGGGGAGAGCAGTGGTGCAGGTCTGCACGAGGGGCCCACTCTGGTCCAATCAGCACGTGTCCAGTGCCGAGCTGATCCGCCTCCTGAAGTACCTCCATGGCATCCCCAG gaagGAGGTGCGGGACCTGGGGCTGGTCATCTTGGTGGACGCACGCAGAAGTCTAGCCGCCCCTGCCTTCTCCCAGACCCTGACAGCTCTGCAG AGCACATCTCCCCCAATCATTCACAGTGTTTTGCTCTTGGTGGATAAGGAATCAGCATTCAGGCCTGACGAGGACACAGCGATTCAG TGTGAGGTGGTGGGTTCCCTAAAGGCCCTGCACCAGCTCGTCGACAGCTCCCAGCTGACTGCAGAGCTCGAAGGCTCCTTCCCCTATAGCCACAGTGACTGGATCTGCCTCCGCAGG AAGCTGGAGACCTTCACCGCTAACTGCCAGGATGCCATTGCTTTCCTCCAAAATTCCATCCGCTCCCTGAACACCCACAGGCCACTAAGCACAGCTCAG GAGGTCGCAGAGTTAATCAGACGGCACAAGGCTCTGATGACGTGCGTCCTGGAGGACCCACTGCTGGTCACCCTGCGCCTGGACGGAGGCACCGTGCTGGCGCGGCTAAGGAGGGAGGAGCATGGCACTAGTGAGGACGGCCG AGACGCCATTGAAGCTGCCTCCCAGCTGTATAACCAAGTGGATGAAGAGGTCCACAGGCTGGTCCTCACCTCCAACAGGTGTCTGGAGGAGCTGGAGACTCTACGGGAGCTGAGGACACTCCAGGAGGGAGGTGACCAG ATCAAACCATGCcctggaagagaggaaggagagtcCCTGGGCCCTTTGGAGCTGCTCTCTGTTGATGACAACACGTGGCGGCCGGAGCGGCAGGCCGAGCCTCCCAGGCCCACG cactgtggtcagaaagGACAGCAGCTGTTGGGGGAGGACAACTCGCAGGACACTGGGAAAGCAGGCCAGGACTTCAGGACGCATCTGAGCATCCTAGCTGGCCAGGCTGAGGGCCAGGAAAGGGAACCGGCCCAGTGGGCCAGCCCGTCGGAGTCCCGCGAGACG GTGACCGGGTGTATgctgtgtggctgtgggtgtCTACAACCCCTGGGCCCAGCGCAGGTTGCTGAGTGTTTGAAGAGCTGTCACCATGAGGCCATGCAGTTTTCTGCGAGTGTCCCCAGGGCGAGCACGGTGGTGTTGGCGCAGTGTCACGCCTTGTGGCTGCAGCGCCAGCAGATCCGACAGTGCTTCCAAGAGGCCCTTCCTGAGGCCGCCCCAGGCACTGGCACCCCACCTCTGGACCGGAGCCCCTCGAGGCACGAGCTTGTCCACGGGGCTGAGGCACGGCACCACCAGCCGTCCTCGACCCCCCTCACTGACCCTGAGGGCCGTGCTGCGGAGTGGGCCCGAGTGCTGCCCCGTCTCCCTGGACAAGCCGCTCTATGTGGGCAGGAGGCTGTGCACCTGGCCTCAGGTGTGCTTGCCCGGGACGACAGCTCTGCTGACTCCTCTGAGCCCCAGGCCCCCATCGCCCACTCCAGGAAGCATCCcctgaaaaaaatgatgaaaagaacaCAAAGCTTTGAGATTCCGCAGCTGGATGGCAGCCCCAGGGACTCCCGCTGGCCAGGCCACACTGGGGTCTTCATCAAAGGCCTGGAGGTGACCAGCACCGTGGCCTCAGAGAAGCCTCCGCCAAGGCCACATGCTGAGAGCCCTTTGGACACTCGGAACTGGGGCCTGTCCTCTTCCTCCAGGACCCACCCCTCTGAGGAGGACCAGAGAAGGCCAGCTGGCAG CAGCCGCCTACAGCACATCATGGCCGAGATGATCTCCACAGAGAGGGAGTATGTCAGGTCCTTAGGCTACGTCATCGACAACTATTTTCCAGAGATGGAGAGGGCGGACCTGCCTCCTGGCCTGCAGGGGGAGCACGGCACCATCTTCGGGAATTGGGAGCAATTGCACACCTTCCACCGCCAGCACTTCCTATCAGAGCTGGAGCGTTGCCGGCACCGCCCCCTGGCCGTGGGCCGTGGGTTCCTGAGACAC GAGGAGCAGTTTGGCATGTACGCACTCTACAGCAAGAACAAGCCCCGGTCTGACGCTCTGCTCTGCAGCCACGGCCACGTCTTCTTCAAG GACAAGCAGCGGGCGCTGGGGGACAAGATGGACCTGGCCTCGTACCTGCTGAAGCCTGTGCAGCGCATGGGCAAGTACGCACTGCTGCTGCAGGACCTGGTCCGGGAGGCCGGGCGCTGGCCCACCTGTGAGCCACAGCTGGCCGAGCTGCGGGCCGCCCAGGATGTGGTCCGCTCCCAGCTGCGTCACGGCAACGACCTGCTGGCCATGGACGCTGTGCGCGGCTGTGAC GTGAATTTGAAGGAGCAGGGTCAGCTGAGATGCAGGGACGAGTTCACCATTTGCTGTGGACGGAAGAAGTACCTGAGGCACGTCTTCCTCTTTGACGACCTCATCCTGTTCAGCAAGACCAAAAAGGTGGACGGTGGCTATGACATCTACACGTACAAGCAGTCCTTCAAG ACGGCTGACATTGGGATGACGGAGAACGTTGGGGACAGCGGCTTGAGGTTTGAGATCTGGTTCCGAAGGCGGCGGAAGGCCCAGGACACCTACATCCTGCAGGCGAGCTCTGCAGAGGTCAAGGCCGCTTGGACCGACGTGATAGGGAAGATCCTGTGGCAGCAGGCTCTGAGGAACAGAG AACTCAGGATGCAAGAAATGGTATCCATGGGGTTAGGTAGCAAACCGTTCCAAGACATCAAGGCCAGTGACGCAGCCATAAGTGACCGGGCCGTCAAGTACATCATGAAAGGAACAG AGTCGAGAGCCCGAGCATCCACAGCTGTGGCCTCCTGTAACCACACCGCCCCCTCCAAGAGACCACACTCCACCATCTCGGACAGCAGCACCTCCTCCTCCAGTAGCCAGTCCTCCGCCTTGCGTGTGCCCGGTGGCCCAGCCCTCGGGGGACCCGCCTACTGCCCCTGGCCCCACGGTGCTCACACCTGCATCGAGGAGGACGAGCTGGAGTAGGAGCCGGGTTCCCGGCCTCCGCTGCGTGAGTGCACCTAG
- the LRRC14B gene encoding leucine-rich repeat-containing protein 14B: MRSLRFASAEALVSHPQVALQGLDSVAHNLYPLLFKASYLLERAEVIRLLLERWPLEEFRLGALLGPSTDHGDDLRARACRACLEACVRGLADHVLQRRGRQRLQVADLTGVRDVQVPQCPCGRVLGRWGRTELLARTCCELQVGAVAAPRPVKVIADLFVTERNFQAVVRALAPAGPAPLRVHCLSFRADSLGPSQLLQVLRLAGPGELRKLQVVHNVRLHAGHVQQLLAQVRFPQLASLTLPAKAFDAPPACTPAANSEDPLLTSISWELSQMTQLTELSVAFSTLTGKIQKLLGPLRTPLRALDLANCSLNHADMAFLADGTHAAHLEVLDLSGHSLLSLFPSTFSRLLGRAAQTLRVLTLEECSITDGQVSMLVLALGACRQLQELRFLGNPLSARALRCLFEALCELPRLCWVEFPVPTDCYPEGTAYPQDELAASKFDRQKYDAIAEDLRGVLLRAGREDMQVSTPVFGSFDPDIQETSNELGAFLLQAFKTALENFSQALRQME, from the exons ATGAGGTCGCTACGCTTTGCTTCTGCTGAAGCCCTGGTGTCCCACCCCCAGGTGGCTCTGCAGGGCCTGGACAGCGTGGCCCACAACCTCTACCCGCTCCTGTTCAAAGCCAGCTACTTGCTGGAGCGGGCGGAGGTGATCCGACTGCTGCTGGAGCGCTGGCCGCTGGAGGAGTTCCGGCTGGGGGCGCTGCTCGGCCCGAGCACCGACCATGGGGACGACCTGCGGGCCCGCGCCTGCCGGGCCTGCCTGGAGGCCTGTGTGAGGGGCCTGGCCGACCACGTGCTCCAGCGCAGGGGCAGGCAGCGGCTGCAGGTGGCCGACCTCACGGGAGTCCGCGATGTTCAGGTGCCGCAGTGCCCTTGCGGGAGGGTGCTGGGCAGGTGGGGCCGCACCGAGCTGCTGGCCAGGACCTGCTGCGAGCTGCAGGTGGGCGCCGTCGCGGCCCCGCGCCCGGTCAAGGTGATCGCGGATCTCTTCGTCACTGAGCGCAACTTCCAGGCGGTGGTGCGCGCCCTGGCGCCGGCGGGCCCCGCCCCACTGCGCGTGCACTGCCTGTCCTTCCGCGCAGACAGCCTGGGCCCCTCCCAGCTCCTGCAGGTGCTGCGTCTGGCCGGGCCGGGCGAGCTGCGCAAGCTGCAGGTGGTGCACAACGTGCGGCTGCACGCGGGCCACGTGCAACAGCTGCTGGCCCAGGTGCGCTTCCCCCAGCTGGCCTCGCTCACCCTGCCGGCCAAGGCCTTCGACGCTCCCCCGGCCTGCACCCCAGCCGCCAACAGCGAGGACCCTCTCCTCACCTCCATCTCCTGGGAGCTCAGCCAGATGACCCAGCTTACCGAGCTGAGCGTGGCTTTCTCCACTCTTACCGGGAAGATCCAGAAACTGCTCGG CCCTCTAAGGACCCCACTGAGAGCGCTGGATCTGGCCAACTGCTCCCTGAACCACGCGGACATGGCCTTCCTGGCAGACGGCACCCATGCCGCCCACCTGGAGGTGCTGGACCTCAGCGGGCACAGTCTGCTCAGCCTGTTCCCCTCGACCTTCTCACGGCTGCTGGGCCGCGCGGCACAGACGCTGAGGGTTCTTACCCTGGAGGAGTGCAGCATCACCGACGGCCAGGTGAGCATGCTGGTCCTGGCCCTGGGCGCCTGTCGCCAGCTGCAGGAGCTGCGCTTCCTGGGCAACCCCCTGTCCGCCCGTGCCCTCCGGTGCCTCTTTGAGGCTCTCTGTGAGCTGCCCCGGCTGTGCTGGGTGGAGTTCCCTGTGCCCACCGACTGCTACCCCGAGGGCACCGCCTACCCCCAGGACGAGCTGGCTGCGTCCAAGTTCGACCGGCAGAAATACGACGCTATCGCCGAGGACCTGCGCGGCGTGCTGCTGCGGGCTGGCCGGGAGGACATGCAGGTCTCCACCCCAGTCTTCGGAAGTTTCGACCCAGACATTCAGGAAACAAGCAATGAACTTGGAGCTTTCTTGCTGCAGGCTTTCAAGACTGCCCTGGAAAACTTCTCCCAGGCCCTGAGACAGATGGAGTAG